One genomic window of Actinoplanes lobatus includes the following:
- a CDS encoding coiled-coil domain-containing protein, whose protein sequence is MTDLGPHHTIAAADLFTQAAEQPADRLPIPPLRLRRIRLHGVGPDGARFDPLDLDFTTSDGAASRVLLSLTNTGGKSTLITLVCSLVVPASRAQVGGKNLGDYVLTGDTSHILCEWEDATTGTRTITGAVMEWKDGRRQPGHKQRSTTNMHRAWYLFRTGPGLPGIDDLPFVADGRRTGLENYLAQVTGLMSAHSRTQWVLTRVQTEWTQALQDRTSIDPVLFSYQMRMNDSEAGAEKLLASFDSPDNVVRFFIAALNDDREIADFTGKLGPYAELAAQRPYLDALAGFGTELAPRVELLAQRKAALDEKASLALKAKVAGGEHAAALSNRVAQDTAALTDLSNAVEAAVRELAAARREYGQISDIRLQLQLERARHRLAEANAAVLHRAGLATDAASERDAWEAVDRVLEVDVAREQRDAAKIAYETAHAELAPLRDQVTRAAAALAGRLNGLIAEADAVAEAADEQAREGEQALGKAFDLEKEAEGARDAARQELARIDAAVQAAETATEAAYEAGWLLPGERPVRCLRRWHDAIGTAAAEAERQDGLAEAAETAFDDLQTDLADREEQLVGLRTAANADRIKLEAFDAQLAALTANDTVTALLGGAPADVADIGRAVELAGQAARRADERAADHERQVRAARDELAHLDETGTAPTGADVLAILDILLAERIGAVTGLDWIERNIIEPTDRPAFITARPEIAGAVIVSDPNRFAAAITHLAQVKPRTRVPVTVTVPPTSTNSATTRTNAGPQHVVVPHRATWDREWARATRTELETTEQQQAKKLSEARTAAEAHRTAAASCSAFTDTWPATTRSALLATSTSSADQVESSVRHKTALGIERDRQRQAAAQHRRLADQARRERQLARDTSTQAEQLVAIADAATTATDQRTHIVTAEADAVRQLALAEQNRAAAKARMSAGLGAAAQARADRRTWQTSRDELGVEHAAADPGGNLAVVQAAWDSLRRELNSAEQGLREAEFLNRAQLHLDQAIERRDRFAPPIVQRADVLARSTSASSRDALIAAQNRARAQATEAEKAHLRAATEQESATTEVREAAPASNDRQNHIDLSNTPQWLPATPTDIPHLLERLEIHNAEQLARREAAEQAQHDAEELHAAVLADISAFSDTIGMWPAELMHTGRIYAGGKDTARTDMRTLFQAHRQAETAERTARDLLGEAVTNVRAGANEPRWRDLDAPAAARVRTLPDTDLITEADTLARRIQSMAESARADLNDLDTHRAILRDGLLTLCREQRRLLREVTRASRLPTGLGEFSDHPAIKIRFEEAADDESAVRLADRIDAWATELAANPKRASSADVRARWLADAVRDTVIDRLRAGAWSIEILKPRIDGKVIYCPPDRIPQEFSGGQVLTLAVLVYCALSGVRSTHRPGGARPPGTLLLDNPFGAASAETLIAMQHRLAAHTGLQLVCATGLHDAGVDAAFTGPGSVVVKLRNDGDLRRNLSFLRLRARIVDGIDIAATLTAGRDPNEPKNWVDATTYEIRR, encoded by the coding sequence GTGACCGACCTCGGCCCGCACCACACGATCGCTGCTGCCGACCTTTTCACCCAGGCCGCCGAGCAACCAGCAGACCGGCTTCCAATTCCGCCGTTGCGGCTGCGCCGTATCCGCCTGCACGGCGTCGGACCCGACGGCGCCCGATTCGACCCGCTCGATCTGGACTTCACCACCAGCGACGGCGCCGCCTCCCGGGTGTTGCTGTCGTTGACGAACACCGGCGGGAAATCCACGCTGATCACGTTGGTGTGCAGCCTGGTCGTACCCGCCTCCCGGGCCCAGGTCGGCGGGAAGAACCTGGGCGACTACGTCCTCACTGGCGACACGTCCCACATCCTCTGCGAATGGGAGGACGCCACGACCGGAACCCGCACCATCACCGGCGCGGTGATGGAATGGAAGGACGGCCGCCGGCAGCCCGGCCACAAACAACGCTCTACCACCAACATGCACCGGGCCTGGTACCTGTTCCGCACCGGGCCGGGTCTGCCTGGCATCGACGACCTGCCGTTTGTCGCCGACGGTCGCCGTACGGGCCTGGAGAACTACCTTGCGCAGGTGACCGGGCTGATGTCCGCCCATTCTCGTACGCAATGGGTCCTCACCCGGGTCCAAACCGAGTGGACGCAGGCGCTGCAGGACCGCACCAGCATCGACCCGGTGCTGTTCAGCTACCAGATGCGCATGAACGACTCCGAGGCCGGCGCCGAGAAACTGCTCGCCAGCTTCGACTCGCCGGACAATGTGGTGCGGTTCTTCATCGCCGCGCTCAACGACGACCGGGAGATCGCCGACTTCACCGGCAAACTCGGCCCCTACGCCGAACTCGCCGCCCAGCGGCCCTACCTGGACGCACTCGCCGGATTCGGCACGGAACTCGCCCCACGGGTCGAACTGCTGGCCCAACGCAAAGCCGCGCTGGATGAGAAGGCTTCCCTGGCCCTCAAGGCCAAGGTCGCCGGCGGCGAACACGCGGCCGCACTGTCCAACCGCGTGGCACAGGACACCGCTGCGCTGACCGATCTAAGCAACGCCGTCGAGGCCGCCGTCCGGGAGCTGGCCGCTGCGCGCCGGGAGTACGGCCAGATCAGCGACATCCGGTTGCAGTTGCAACTGGAACGTGCACGCCATCGGCTCGCTGAAGCAAACGCCGCCGTTCTGCACCGCGCCGGCCTGGCCACCGATGCCGCCTCGGAAAGAGACGCGTGGGAGGCGGTCGACCGCGTTCTCGAGGTGGACGTGGCCCGTGAACAACGCGACGCCGCGAAGATCGCCTACGAAACTGCTCACGCGGAGCTGGCACCCCTGCGCGACCAAGTCACCAGAGCCGCGGCAGCACTCGCGGGCCGTCTGAACGGTCTGATCGCCGAGGCTGATGCCGTCGCTGAAGCCGCCGACGAACAAGCGCGGGAGGGCGAGCAGGCCCTCGGTAAAGCCTTCGACCTCGAGAAGGAGGCAGAGGGCGCCCGCGACGCGGCACGTCAGGAGCTGGCCCGCATCGACGCCGCCGTCCAAGCCGCCGAAACGGCCACCGAAGCAGCCTATGAAGCAGGGTGGCTGCTACCCGGCGAGCGTCCCGTGCGATGCCTGCGCCGGTGGCACGATGCGATCGGGACGGCCGCCGCCGAGGCGGAACGCCAAGACGGCCTGGCCGAGGCCGCCGAGACCGCCTTCGACGACCTTCAGACAGACCTGGCCGACCGTGAGGAACAGCTTGTCGGACTGCGCACCGCGGCCAACGCCGACCGCATCAAGCTGGAGGCCTTCGACGCCCAACTCGCCGCGCTCACCGCGAACGACACCGTGACCGCACTGCTCGGCGGCGCGCCCGCCGACGTAGCCGACATCGGCCGCGCCGTCGAGCTGGCCGGACAGGCCGCCCGGCGTGCCGACGAGCGCGCAGCCGACCACGAGCGCCAAGTCCGAGCCGCCCGCGACGAACTGGCACACCTTGACGAGACAGGCACCGCCCCCACCGGCGCCGACGTACTCGCCATCCTGGACATCCTCCTGGCCGAGCGCATCGGAGCAGTCACCGGCCTGGACTGGATCGAACGCAACATCATCGAGCCCACCGATCGACCCGCATTCATCACCGCCCGTCCGGAGATTGCCGGCGCCGTCATCGTCTCCGACCCGAACCGGTTCGCCGCGGCCATCACCCATCTCGCGCAGGTGAAGCCACGAACCCGCGTGCCGGTCACAGTCACCGTCCCACCCACGTCGACGAACAGCGCCACCACCCGAACCAACGCCGGACCGCAGCACGTGGTCGTGCCGCACCGCGCAACTTGGGACCGTGAATGGGCCCGCGCCACCCGCACTGAACTCGAAACCACCGAACAACAGCAGGCCAAGAAGCTGTCCGAAGCCCGCACCGCCGCCGAAGCACACCGGACAGCAGCCGCATCATGCTCCGCCTTCACCGACACCTGGCCCGCCACCACACGATCCGCACTGCTCGCAACCTCGACAAGCTCAGCCGACCAAGTCGAATCATCCGTACGTCACAAGACCGCCCTGGGCATCGAACGGGACCGCCAACGCCAAGCAGCCGCCCAACACCGCCGCCTCGCTGACCAAGCACGACGCGAACGCCAACTGGCACGAGACACCTCCACACAGGCAGAGCAACTCGTCGCCATCGCCGACGCCGCCACTACCGCAACTGACCAGCGAACACACATCGTGACGGCCGAGGCTGACGCCGTACGCCAGCTCGCCCTCGCCGAACAGAACCGAGCCGCCGCCAAAGCCAGGATGTCCGCCGGCCTTGGCGCCGCCGCTCAAGCCCGCGCGGACCGCCGAACCTGGCAGACATCGCGCGACGAACTGGGCGTCGAACACGCCGCAGCCGACCCCGGCGGCAACCTCGCTGTCGTCCAAGCCGCCTGGGACTCACTGCGCAGGGAACTCAACTCCGCCGAACAAGGCCTGCGAGAGGCCGAATTCCTCAACCGCGCGCAACTACATCTTGACCAGGCCATCGAACGCCGTGACCGGTTCGCCCCGCCGATCGTGCAGCGAGCCGACGTTCTGGCCCGCTCCACCTCCGCCTCATCACGTGACGCGCTGATCGCCGCGCAAAACCGGGCCCGGGCCCAGGCGACCGAAGCCGAGAAAGCCCACCTTCGAGCAGCCACTGAACAGGAAAGCGCCACTACCGAGGTACGGGAGGCGGCACCGGCCTCCAACGACCGGCAGAACCACATCGACCTGTCCAACACACCGCAGTGGCTACCGGCCACACCCACCGACATCCCGCACCTGCTGGAACGACTCGAGATCCACAACGCAGAACAGCTCGCCCGCCGCGAAGCCGCCGAGCAAGCCCAGCACGACGCCGAAGAGCTGCACGCCGCCGTCCTGGCCGACATCAGCGCATTCAGCGACACCATCGGCATGTGGCCCGCCGAACTCATGCACACCGGCCGCATCTACGCCGGCGGCAAAGACACCGCCAGGACCGACATGCGAACACTGTTCCAAGCCCACCGCCAAGCCGAAACCGCCGAACGCACCGCACGTGACCTGCTGGGCGAAGCCGTCACCAACGTCCGCGCCGGCGCCAACGAACCCCGCTGGCGCGACCTGGACGCCCCAGCCGCCGCCCGAGTCCGAACCCTGCCCGACACCGACCTGATCACCGAAGCAGACACCCTCGCCCGCCGGATCCAATCCATGGCCGAATCCGCCCGCGCCGACCTCAACGACCTCGACACCCACCGCGCCATCCTCCGCGACGGACTACTCACCCTCTGCCGCGAACAACGCCGGCTGCTGCGCGAAGTAACCCGCGCCTCCCGCCTGCCCACCGGACTCGGCGAATTCTCCGACCACCCCGCCATCAAGATCCGCTTCGAGGAAGCCGCCGACGACGAATCAGCCGTCCGGCTGGCCGACCGCATCGACGCGTGGGCCACCGAACTTGCCGCCAACCCCAAACGCGCCTCCTCAGCCGACGTCCGCGCCCGCTGGCTCGCCGACGCCGTCCGCGACACCGTCATCGACCGCCTCCGCGCCGGCGCCTGGTCCATCGAAATCCTCAAACCCCGCATCGACGGCAAAGTCATCTACTGCCCACCCGACCGCATCCCACAGGAATTCTCCGGCGGCCAAGTCCTCACCCTCGCCGTCCTCGTCTACTGCGCCCTGTCCGGCGTGCGCAGCACACACCGCCCCGGCGGCGCCCGGCCACCCGGCACCCTGCTACTGGACAACCCCTTCGGCGCCGCATCCGCCGAGACCCTCATCGCCATGCAACACCGGCTCGCCGCCCACACCGGCCTGCAACTGGTCTGCGCCACCGGCCTGCACGACGCCGGCGTCGACGCCGCCTTCACCGGCCCCGGATCCGTCGTCGTCAAACTCCGCAACGACGGCGACCTACGACGCAACCTGTCCTTCCTGCGACTACGCGCCCGCATCGTCGACGGCATCGACATCGCCGCCACCCTCACCGCCGGCCGCGACCCGAACGAACCGAAAAACTGGGTCGACGCCACCACCTACGAGATCCGCCGATGA